From a region of the Pseudanabaena sp. ABRG5-3 genome:
- a CDS encoding pentapeptide repeat-containing protein, which yields MLNHFAKKRNLIERYSQGERNFEGLDLMGVDLSKVDLSGAILRNSNLVFANLWESNLNNADLSGANLSDADLCGASLLDANLSNANITRTNFSYASLSGVQFSNVSLDHANLRTAILNCTNLHGMDFQNANLQRVYMLEANLSKANFSDANLHHAFLFRANLSRANLENANLSEADLSEASLHGANLKGANLSEADLREADLDRIDFSEINLRLANLSGLNLSNVNFSGSNLSKAILRGTILRGACFNAANLWNADLTNADLTNADLTNADLYGVNLDGANLKHAVLDVGWRNGVKICQTILPNGSISSRTCQL from the coding sequence ATGTTGAATCACTTTGCAAAGAAACGCAATTTGATAGAACGTTATTCCCAAGGTGAAAGAAACTTTGAGGGATTAGATTTGATGGGAGTAGATTTAAGTAAAGTCGATCTTAGTGGTGCAATTTTACGAAATAGCAACTTAGTTTTCGCGAATTTATGGGAATCAAACCTCAATAATGCTGATCTCTCAGGCGCAAATTTATCTGATGCTGATTTATGTGGGGCTTCTTTATTAGATGCTAATCTCAGTAATGCTAATATCACCCGTACAAATTTTAGTTATGCCTCATTAAGTGGTGTGCAGTTTAGCAATGTCAGCTTAGACCATGCAAATTTAAGAACTGCCATTCTCAATTGTACAAATTTGCATGGTATGGATTTTCAAAATGCAAATCTGCAAAGAGTTTATATGTTAGAAGCTAATCTTTCTAAAGCTAATTTTAGCGATGCGAACCTGCACCATGCTTTTTTATTTCGGGCAAATTTAAGTCGTGCTAACTTGGAAAATGCCAACCTCAGTGAAGCTGACTTGAGTGAGGCTAGCCTGCATGGAGCAAATTTAAAAGGAGCAAATTTAAGTGAAGCAGATTTACGTGAGGCAGATCTTGATCGCATCGATTTTAGTGAGATCAATCTCCGTTTGGCAAATTTGAGTGGGCTGAATCTAAGCAATGTTAATTTCAGTGGTAGCAATTTGAGCAAAGCAATTTTGCGCGGTACAATTTTGCGGGGAGCTTGTTTCAATGCTGCAAACTTGTGGAATGCGGATTTAACTAATGCGGATTTAACTAATGCAGATTTAACTAATGCGGATTTATACGGTGTCAATCTTGATGGTGCTAACTTAAAACATGCTGTTTTAGATGTCGGTTGGCGAAATGGAGTCAAAATCTGTCAGACAATTTTACCCAATGGTAGTATTTCTAGTCGGACTTGTCAGTTATAA
- the rnc gene encoding ribonuclease III — MKDLFSFKDKNLLRMALTHRSYVHENPSVGEDNERLEFLGDAILNFLSGSYLYRQHPELGEDELTRRRAALVDEKQLANFAIALELDSQILLGKGALRDGGNKSDNLLSCAFEAMIGALYLDRNCNVESVRPAVEALFASVPPELVNTRSDLDAKNRLQEWVQSYIGHTLPRYATEKVGGTDHTPEFASKVYVGDRLYGQSMRNFSSKKEAERAAALDALEQIERML, encoded by the coding sequence ATGAAAGATCTATTTAGTTTTAAAGATAAAAACCTATTGCGAATGGCGCTAACCCATCGTTCCTATGTCCATGAAAATCCAAGTGTGGGGGAAGATAATGAGCGTCTAGAATTTTTGGGGGATGCCATTTTAAATTTTTTGAGCGGTTCCTATCTCTATCGTCAACATCCTGAATTAGGTGAAGATGAACTAACAAGGCGCAGGGCAGCTCTGGTGGACGAAAAACAGCTAGCTAATTTTGCGATCGCCTTAGAACTCGATAGTCAAATTTTGCTAGGTAAAGGGGCTTTGCGTGATGGCGGCAATAAAAGCGATAACCTCTTAAGTTGCGCCTTTGAAGCGATGATTGGGGCGTTGTATCTAGATCGAAATTGCAATGTGGAGTCGGTACGTCCTGCGGTAGAAGCATTATTTGCTTCTGTCCCCCCTGAGTTAGTAAACACACGCTCAGATCTTGATGCCAAAAATCGCTTGCAGGAATGGGTGCAGTCCTACATCGGACACACATTACCGCGCTATGCCACTGAAAAAGTAGGTGGAACTGATCATACGCCCGAATTTGCGTCTAAAGTATATGTTGGAGATCGCCTATATGGTCAAAGTATGCGAAATTTTTCTAGCAAAAAGGAAGCAGAACGGGCAGCCGCGCTTGACGCATTAGAACAAATAGAAAGAATGTTATAA
- the rimM gene encoding ribosome maturation factor RimM (Essential for efficient processing of 16S rRNA) — protein MMTEDWLMIGKIVSPQGLKGEVRVLSYSDFPERFENAGKRWIAASEKDQPQEIMMLSGREVAGKKNLFVVRLEGVNDCDRAEALRNYLMFIRTSDRPYLEPNEYMIADLVGCNVYHQPTGKLLGEVISIIAAGNDLLEVRNPDNEEIELIPFVEAIVPFVDIKQKRIEVTPPKGLIDKWLQL, from the coding sequence ATGATGACTGAAGATTGGTTAATGATTGGCAAGATTGTTTCACCACAAGGGCTAAAGGGTGAAGTAAGGGTTTTGTCCTATTCGGATTTTCCTGAGCGCTTTGAGAATGCGGGTAAACGCTGGATTGCGGCTTCAGAGAAAGATCAACCGCAGGAGATCATGATGCTATCAGGTCGAGAAGTTGCAGGTAAAAAGAATCTCTTTGTGGTGCGTCTCGAAGGGGTTAATGATTGCGATCGCGCTGAGGCTCTGCGTAATTATCTAATGTTTATTCGTACTAGCGATCGCCCTTACCTAGAGCCTAACGAGTACATGATCGCCGATTTGGTAGGTTGCAATGTCTATCATCAGCCAACGGGTAAGCTCTTGGGAGAAGTGATTAGCATCATCGCCGCAGGAAATGATCTTCTAGAAGTTCGGAATCCCGACAATGAAGAAATTGAGTTAATTCCTTTTGTCGAAGCGATCGTTCCTTTTGTGGATATTAAGCAAAAAAGAATTGAAGTTACTCCGCCAAAGGGATTGATTGACAAATGGTTACAGCTATAG
- a CDS encoding ABC1 kinase family protein gives MSQHPLEELNRYDAKANAEYYGRRPWLAISRIFKIIYFAISFGLAFGWDVLTGNTVSQPKLAEQLRRIITALGPTYIKVGQALSTRPDLVRVDFLEELTKLQDQLPPFSNEQAFGIIESELGKPVSTVYRTISEDPIAAASLGQVYKATLYSGEEVAVKVQRPDLIPTLTLDLFILRWFAGWLGPLLPLNLGNSLEAIVDEFGLKLFEEIDYAHEATNAERFAGYFKNDPDVKVPSIYRQYSTHKVLTLEWINGIKLNEIDQIKSAGLNTDNLVRIGVMSGLRQLLEFGFFHADPHPGNLFATYDGKMAYIDFGMMDQLDLQTKEQLVDSVVHLLNKDYDELGQDYVRLGFLQPDIEMKPIVNALESVLGDIMSEKVKDFNFKVVTDRFSKVMYDYPFCLPAKFALIIRSVITQEGVALSLNPEFRIVQVAYPYVARRLLTDESESLRSRLLEVLFKDDKFQWSRLENLLAIAKSDGQFDIIPTASMGFKFLTSKDGEYIRRRILLALTEDNRLHTEELMRIWNMLSVDLEPAKLWDMALKTLTGAMPKAIAAALPFAAFQNLN, from the coding sequence GTGAGTCAGCATCCCCTAGAAGAGCTAAATCGCTACGATGCCAAAGCCAATGCCGAATATTACGGTCGTCGCCCTTGGCTAGCGATTAGTCGCATTTTCAAAATCATTTATTTTGCAATTAGTTTTGGCTTAGCCTTTGGCTGGGATGTCTTGACAGGGAACACCGTAAGTCAACCCAAACTTGCCGAACAGTTACGCCGCATCATCACAGCGCTTGGTCCTACCTATATCAAAGTTGGACAGGCTTTATCGACGCGCCCCGACCTTGTGCGGGTAGATTTCCTCGAAGAGTTAACAAAACTTCAAGATCAACTGCCACCATTTTCTAACGAGCAAGCCTTCGGGATCATCGAGTCTGAGCTAGGCAAACCCGTTAGTACAGTTTATCGGACTATCTCTGAAGATCCGATCGCTGCCGCAAGTTTAGGACAAGTCTACAAAGCCACACTTTATTCAGGCGAAGAAGTTGCCGTCAAAGTCCAACGACCTGATCTGATCCCAACTTTGACCCTCGATCTATTTATCTTGCGTTGGTTTGCAGGATGGCTTGGTCCACTTTTGCCCCTCAATCTTGGTAATAGCCTAGAAGCGATCGTTGATGAGTTCGGTTTGAAATTATTTGAAGAAATCGACTATGCCCATGAAGCTACTAACGCTGAGAGGTTTGCGGGCTACTTTAAAAATGATCCTGATGTCAAGGTTCCTTCTATCTATCGTCAGTACAGTACCCATAAAGTTCTGACCTTAGAATGGATTAACGGCATCAAGCTCAACGAAATCGATCAGATTAAATCGGCAGGTCTAAATACGGATAATCTTGTCAGAATTGGCGTGATGTCTGGGTTACGACAATTATTAGAATTTGGCTTTTTCCACGCCGATCCTCACCCCGGAAATCTCTTTGCTACCTACGATGGCAAGATGGCATATATCGACTTTGGGATGATGGATCAGTTAGATCTGCAAACTAAAGAACAATTAGTCGATTCCGTTGTGCATTTGCTCAATAAGGATTATGACGAACTTGGGCAGGACTATGTGAGACTAGGATTCCTGCAACCAGATATCGAGATGAAGCCAATTGTCAATGCTCTGGAATCAGTGCTAGGCGATATCATGTCCGAAAAAGTGAAGGACTTCAACTTCAAAGTTGTCACCGATCGCTTCTCGAAAGTGATGTACGACTATCCCTTCTGCTTACCTGCTAAGTTTGCCCTGATTATTCGTTCTGTAATTACCCAAGAAGGTGTAGCTCTCAGCCTCAATCCTGAGTTTCGGATTGTGCAGGTAGCCTATCCTTACGTGGCTAGACGCTTGCTCACCGATGAGTCCGAAAGTTTGCGGTCAAGACTCTTAGAAGTTCTCTTTAAAGATGACAAATTCCAATGGTCAAGACTAGAGAATTTATTAGCGATCGCTAAATCCGATGGTCAATTTGACATCATCCCTACCGCCAGTATGGGCTTTAAATTCCTAACTTCTAAAGATGGTGAATATATCCGCCGTCGTATATTGCTAGCCCTTACCGAAGATAATCGACTCCACACTGAGGAACTCATGCGGATCTGGAATATGCTCAGTGTCGATCTCGAACCTGCTAAGTTATGGGACATGGCTCTTAAAACCTTAACTGGAGCGATGCCAAAGGCGATCGCTGCGGCTCTACCCTTTGCCGCTTTTCAAAATCTCAACTAA
- a CDS encoding MFS transporter gives MNRNFWIIALISFINALSFTILIPVLYQYGRQFQLDDFQTSLLFAIYAISQFFATPIIGKLSDRFGRKPLLILSLAGTVVANLMAGTAASAAVLFFARFLDGITGGNASVAQAVISDVTTPETRAKAFGINGAAFGMGFILGPAISLLAQKAALNTPLGKSFGASFLVSGAIAAIALFLTIFFLPETLKTKAEKAQNIFDLGLEKLVTGLLMPKIGILLIINFLTGLTFNIFTFAFQPYFLKVLNQNSDGLALMFLLFGVLAVIMQTAGISQMTKHLQLVQILFLGLFIRSLSFVLMPIWKDIYYFIAVCVLFSLLNSVVQPMISALISLNARPEEQGTVLGINSSYLSISNGFGPVIAGLLVNQEHPESYGYPLYLAGICTFLVLGLAFVKRKDYAVKMVR, from the coding sequence ATGAATCGTAACTTTTGGATTATTGCTCTCATTTCTTTCATTAATGCGCTGAGTTTTACGATTCTCATCCCTGTTCTGTACCAATATGGTAGACAGTTTCAATTAGATGATTTTCAGACGAGCTTATTATTTGCAATTTATGCCATCTCGCAATTTTTTGCAACTCCAATCATCGGGAAACTTAGCGATCGCTTTGGACGTAAGCCTTTATTAATCCTGAGTTTAGCGGGAACAGTGGTTGCTAATCTGATGGCAGGAACCGCCGCTAGTGCCGCAGTATTGTTTTTTGCGAGATTTCTTGATGGGATTACGGGGGGGAATGCCTCGGTTGCTCAAGCCGTCATTTCCGATGTCACTACACCCGAAACCCGTGCTAAGGCTTTTGGGATCAATGGAGCCGCCTTTGGGATGGGCTTCATTCTAGGTCCTGCGATCAGTTTATTGGCTCAGAAAGCTGCCCTCAATACCCCCTTAGGTAAATCCTTTGGTGCTTCGTTTTTGGTGTCAGGGGCAATTGCGGCGATCGCTTTATTTTTAACTATCTTCTTCTTGCCAGAGACGCTAAAAACTAAAGCGGAAAAAGCGCAAAATATATTTGATCTTGGGTTAGAGAAACTAGTTACAGGTTTGCTAATGCCCAAAATCGGTATTTTACTGATTATTAATTTTCTGACAGGCTTAACCTTTAATATCTTTACCTTTGCCTTTCAGCCTTACTTTCTCAAAGTTCTCAACCAAAATAGTGATGGGCTTGCCCTCATGTTTTTATTATTCGGTGTACTCGCAGTCATTATGCAAACGGCGGGTATTTCCCAAATGACCAAACATCTGCAACTAGTCCAGATATTGTTTTTAGGACTATTCATCCGTAGCCTTTCCTTTGTCTTAATGCCAATTTGGAAGGATATCTATTACTTTATTGCCGTTTGCGTACTCTTCTCATTACTCAATTCAGTTGTGCAACCGATGATTAGCGCCTTAATCTCTCTCAATGCTCGTCCTGAAGAGCAAGGCACTGTACTAGGTATAAATTCCTCTTACCTGAGTATTTCCAATGGATTTGGTCCCGTCATTGCAGGCTTACTTGTTAATCAAGAGCATCCTGAGTCCTATGGCTATCCGCTCTATTTAGCAGGTATTTGTACTTTCCTTGTCTTAGGGTTAGCCTTTGTCAAGCGTAAAGATTATGCGGTCAAAATGGTGAGGTGA
- a CDS encoding Hsp20/alpha crystallin family protein, with protein MLVRWQPLQEIEEVRRQFDRMFRDITSLDQEAAKGWVPASELRDDGDHLTLRLSIPDIEAKDLDIQVTKDSLTIAGERHLERKEESAEKGYYWSEISYGKFRRVFALPVAIENEQVKAEYTNGILTLTLPKANEVKAFKVSVNAELPAS; from the coding sequence ATGTTAGTACGTTGGCAACCTTTACAAGAAATCGAAGAAGTTCGTCGTCAGTTCGATCGCATGTTCCGCGACATTACTAGCCTAGATCAAGAAGCCGCCAAGGGCTGGGTTCCTGCTAGTGAGTTGCGCGATGATGGCGATCATTTGACCCTCAGACTCTCAATTCCTGATATTGAAGCTAAGGATCTCGACATCCAAGTAACCAAGGATTCGTTAACAATTGCTGGTGAACGTCACCTCGAACGCAAGGAAGAATCTGCTGAAAAGGGTTACTACTGGAGTGAAATTAGCTATGGCAAGTTCCGTCGTGTATTTGCATTGCCTGTAGCGATCGAAAATGAACAGGTGAAGGCTGAATACACCAATGGTATTCTCACTCTCACCTTGCCAAAAGCTAATGAAGTCAAAGCTTTCAAGGTCAGCGTTAATGCCGAATTACCTGCCTCCTAA
- a CDS encoding glycosyl hydrolase family 57, with the protein MLICVSTQLYRGLQVLISTTPSSFVASDFPAICGNEQLIQRAVQDDAPVFLNSNNLKLEEITSAFACALHMHQPTIPAGANDALICNLQHMFEHQGEGDNHNAGVFAWCYSRMGDFIPQLVAQGSNPRIMLDYSGNLLWGLQQMQRHDILDNLKRITCDRQYQPYVEWLGTMWSHAVIPSTPIPDIKLHIQAWQSHFASIFGIDALKRVKGFSPPEMHLPNHPDTLYEYIKALKECGYRWLMVQEHSVERFDGSGLTQDQKYLPNRLVAMNSKGESISITALIKTQGSDTKLVAQMQPYHEAKGRGKQHLGNVSIPSLVTQIADGENGGVMMNEFPRDYPLVWDQLKNNGRGTAGVVGLNGTEYLEMIEAAGVSPLDYPTIQAVQQHKVWHKVEQIGDRQNLNTATVEQAITELKASDHQFHMDGASWTNSMSWVNGYENVLEPMNQLSAKFHEKYDPLVSQDPSVTKRSDYQQALLYNLLVQTSCFRYWGQGTWTDYARELYRRGEQSY; encoded by the coding sequence ATGTTAATCTGTGTATCAACACAACTTTATCGAGGTTTACAAGTTTTGATTTCCACGACACCATCAAGCTTTGTTGCCTCTGATTTTCCTGCTATTTGTGGGAATGAACAATTAATTCAACGGGCTGTACAGGATGATGCGCCTGTATTTCTCAATAGCAATAATCTCAAACTAGAAGAGATTACTTCCGCTTTTGCCTGTGCCCTGCATATGCACCAGCCCACCATTCCCGCAGGCGCAAATGATGCTTTAATTTGCAATCTTCAGCATATGTTCGAGCATCAAGGCGAAGGTGATAATCACAATGCTGGGGTATTTGCTTGGTGCTATAGCCGCATGGGTGATTTCATTCCCCAATTAGTCGCACAGGGTAGCAATCCTCGGATCATGTTGGACTATTCTGGAAACCTGCTCTGGGGCTTGCAGCAGATGCAGCGCCATGACATTTTAGATAATCTCAAACGGATTACCTGCGATCGCCAATATCAGCCCTATGTGGAATGGCTCGGCACAATGTGGAGTCATGCAGTAATTCCCTCTACCCCGATTCCTGATATCAAACTGCATATCCAAGCATGGCAAAGTCATTTTGCTTCTATTTTTGGCATTGATGCTCTGAAGCGAGTGAAAGGATTTTCGCCACCAGAGATGCACCTTCCCAATCATCCTGATACTCTCTACGAATATATTAAAGCGCTCAAGGAATGCGGCTATCGTTGGCTAATGGTACAGGAACATTCCGTAGAACGCTTTGATGGTTCGGGTTTAACGCAAGATCAGAAATATTTGCCTAATCGCTTGGTCGCGATGAACTCGAAAGGTGAATCGATTAGCATTACGGCACTGATTAAGACCCAAGGCTCTGATACCAAATTGGTCGCGCAAATGCAGCCCTACCACGAGGCTAAAGGTCGAGGGAAACAGCATCTTGGGAATGTTTCCATTCCTTCTCTAGTCACTCAGATTGCCGATGGTGAGAATGGCGGCGTGATGATGAATGAATTTCCCCGCGATTATCCTTTGGTATGGGATCAACTGAAAAATAATGGTCGTGGCACTGCGGGTGTTGTCGGTTTAAATGGCACTGAGTATTTAGAAATGATCGAGGCAGCAGGTGTCAGTCCCCTTGATTATCCAACGATTCAAGCAGTGCAGCAGCATAAGGTCTGGCACAAGGTCGAGCAAATCGGCGATCGCCAAAATCTGAATACGGCTACGGTCGAGCAGGCAATTACCGAACTCAAAGCTAGCGATCATCAATTCCATATGGATGGCGCATCATGGACAAATAGTATGAGTTGGGTCAATGGTTACGAAAATGTCTTGGAACCGATGAATCAGCTTAGTGCCAAGTTCCATGAAAAATATGATCCACTGGTTTCACAAGATCCCTCAGTTACAAAGCGATCGGACTATCAGCAAGCTTTGCTCTATAACCTCTTAGTCCAAACTAGTTGCTTCCGTTATTGGGGACAAGGCACATGGACAGACTATGCCCGTGAACTCTACCGACGAGGGGAGCAAAGTTATTAG
- a CDS encoding EAL domain-containing response regulator, with protein sequence MKKILVIEDSKEVCDNIQQILELEDFSVITAVNGRIGIELAQCQNPDLIICDVMMPEIDGYGVLETLQKDVAARHIPFIFLTAKAEYRSMRQGFELGADDYLTKPFSPNDLLKAISVRLHKKNFAANCLTEQSQDHLYLWEHEQIQQIQQQIDGAKVSLLSSVDLTLSDAFKRSLDKLEDPHQREIFIFYQPQINLKSGRISGVEALVRWQHPEYGFITPSKFIPIAETTGLIRRLDTWVLQQACQNAQRWQSIQENLTVSVNISANQFRNLDFYLTVQQTLIEQQLKPNLLNLEIPENVLIQDSHLTIDRLNKLRSLGVRVAIDNFGTGHSSLICLQKFLPNLIKLDQCFVNNIDVNLANATIVKSLVEMAHNLNCQAIGVGVEVLAEANFLKTYNCDMMQGFLFSNPLPCHKIEQFLIGDKRLISY encoded by the coding sequence ATGAAAAAGATTTTAGTAATAGAAGACTCTAAGGAAGTTTGTGATAATATCCAGCAAATTCTGGAATTGGAAGATTTTAGTGTAATTACTGCTGTCAATGGACGTATTGGGATCGAGTTAGCCCAGTGTCAGAATCCTGATTTAATCATTTGCGATGTCATGATGCCAGAAATTGATGGCTATGGTGTACTAGAGACATTACAAAAAGATGTCGCAGCTCGACATATTCCTTTTATATTTTTAACAGCTAAAGCTGAGTATAGGAGTATGCGTCAGGGGTTTGAGTTAGGAGCCGATGACTATTTAACTAAACCCTTTTCGCCTAATGATCTTTTAAAAGCTATATCTGTACGTTTGCACAAGAAGAACTTTGCCGCCAACTGTTTAACTGAGCAATCTCAAGATCATTTATATCTATGGGAACATGAACAAATCCAACAAATCCAACAACAAATTGATGGTGCTAAGGTATCTTTGCTTAGTTCAGTAGATTTAACGCTCTCTGATGCATTTAAGCGATCGCTAGACAAACTAGAAGATCCCCATCAAAGAGAAATATTCATTTTCTATCAACCTCAAATTAATTTAAAATCAGGGAGAATTAGTGGTGTTGAAGCTTTGGTGCGTTGGCAACATCCAGAATATGGATTTATTACACCAAGCAAATTTATTCCAATTGCGGAAACCACAGGTCTGATTAGGCGACTGGATACATGGGTCTTGCAACAAGCCTGTCAAAATGCTCAGCGATGGCAAAGTATTCAAGAAAATTTGACAGTTTCAGTTAATATTTCCGCCAATCAATTTAGAAATCTAGATTTTTATCTAACAGTTCAGCAAACCCTGATTGAGCAGCAACTTAAACCAAATTTGCTAAATCTAGAAATTCCAGAGAATGTTTTGATTCAAGATTCTCATTTGACAATTGATAGACTGAATAAGCTCAGAAGTTTAGGTGTTCGGGTTGCGATCGATAACTTTGGTACTGGTCATTCTTCATTAATCTGCCTACAAAAGTTTTTACCAAACTTGATCAAGCTAGATCAATGTTTTGTCAATAATATTGATGTCAACTTAGCCAATGCTACAATCGTGAAGTCATTAGTGGAAATGGCTCATAACTTAAATTGTCAAGCAATTGGTGTAGGTGTAGAGGTCTTAGCAGAAGCTAATTTCTTGAAAACCTATAATTGCGATATGATGCAAGGCTTTCTATTCAGCAATCCTTTACCTTGTCATAAAATTGAGCAGTTCTTGATTGGAGATAAAAGGCTTATTTCTTATTAG
- a CDS encoding response regulator: MLLESMNLQGLILIVDDEPANLNVLSEVLIAEGYDLAIANSGERAITIVNRQLPDLILLDIHMPDMDGFTVCQKLKKDQKTSAIPVIFMTALNDIESKVKGFEMGAVDYITKPFNVRELLARIKNHLQLTKVTQNLEKVKEQLSLVLKGSNDGWWDLDLLQNQAYNSTRWWDMLGYIDGEIESSFENWQKLIHPDDRDRVNAKMITTESNNQQHLLEFEYRLLHKQGHYVPIYARALLQRDDTGKAIRISGTNSDLTAWKQKESELQQALKTVHELNLELENRVAERTQTLQRLIAAIEASIDGIAVVNEDGKYIYINAAHLELFGYQHPSELIGETWKVFYYPDEVQRIEQEVFPIIGETQKWRGEAIAKRRDGSTFVEELSLTMVQGVGLICVCRDGTERKEMENGIRQSLAKEKELSQLRSNFISTASHEFRTPLTIISSSSSILENYSDRLTEDKKNNHLQRIQSSVSHMVNLLDDVLTVNRAEVNKLDFNPEIVELVAFCQNISEEIQLSTKEHSISFFAVPNNLDDTDLTTLNIRCDVKLMRQIITNLLSNAIKYTPDGGMIYLWLMQQHNNAVLKVQDHGIGIPIDDQTKLFDSFYRARNVGNISGTGLGLAIVKKCVDLHNGVIGVESAINEGTTFTVIIPKSPNIPNSPKLVHEMLIN, translated from the coding sequence ATGCTGCTAGAGTCAATGAATCTACAAGGATTAATTCTGATTGTGGATGATGAGCCAGCAAACCTTAATGTTCTTTCAGAGGTTTTAATTGCTGAGGGGTATGATTTGGCTATTGCCAATAGTGGGGAGCGAGCAATAACAATAGTCAATCGACAATTACCAGATCTAATCTTGCTAGATATCCATATGCCTGATATGGATGGTTTTACTGTCTGTCAAAAGCTCAAAAAAGATCAGAAAACCTCTGCAATTCCTGTCATTTTTATGACAGCCTTAAACGATATAGAAAGTAAAGTCAAAGGCTTTGAAATGGGAGCTGTAGATTATATTACTAAACCTTTTAATGTGCGAGAACTCTTGGCGCGTATTAAAAACCATTTGCAGTTAACAAAAGTCACCCAAAATTTAGAAAAGGTCAAAGAACAATTATCCCTAGTTTTAAAAGGTTCTAATGATGGTTGGTGGGATCTTGATCTATTACAAAATCAGGCTTATAACTCTACTCGTTGGTGGGATATGTTGGGATATATAGATGGAGAGATAGAATCATCATTCGAGAATTGGCAGAAGTTAATACATCCAGACGATCGCGATCGCGTAAACGCCAAAATGATTACTACTGAAAGTAATAATCAGCAACATCTCCTCGAATTTGAATATCGTTTATTGCATAAACAAGGGCATTATGTGCCCATTTACGCGAGAGCCCTTTTGCAGCGAGATGATACGGGTAAAGCGATCCGTATCTCTGGTACTAATAGCGATCTTACCGCTTGGAAGCAAAAGGAATCAGAACTGCAACAAGCTCTGAAAACAGTACATGAACTCAATCTTGAGCTAGAGAATAGAGTAGCTGAACGTACTCAAACTTTACAAAGACTCATCGCAGCGATCGAAGCTAGCATTGATGGCATCGCTGTTGTTAATGAAGATGGCAAATATATTTATATTAATGCTGCCCATCTTGAATTGTTTGGTTATCAACATCCTAGCGAGTTGATTGGTGAAACTTGGAAAGTATTTTACTATCCTGATGAGGTACAGCGCATTGAGCAAGAAGTTTTCCCCATCATTGGTGAAACTCAAAAATGGCGAGGGGAAGCGATCGCCAAACGACGGGATGGCAGTACATTTGTCGAAGAACTATCACTGACGATGGTTCAAGGTGTGGGGCTAATCTGTGTATGTCGAGATGGGACAGAGCGCAAAGAAATGGAAAATGGCATTCGTCAATCATTAGCCAAAGAAAAAGAACTCAGTCAACTACGTTCTAACTTTATTTCGACAGCATCCCATGAGTTTCGGACTCCACTTACGATTATTTCATCCTCATCATCAATTCTAGAGAATTATAGCGATCGCTTAACTGAAGACAAGAAAAATAATCATCTGCAACGCATTCAATCGAGTGTGAGTCACATGGTGAATTTACTGGATGATGTCCTCACTGTAAATCGAGCTGAAGTTAACAAATTAGACTTCAATCCAGAAATAGTTGAACTCGTTGCTTTTTGTCAAAATATTTCTGAAGAAATCCAACTAAGTACTAAAGAACATAGTATTAGTTTCTTTGCTGTACCCAATAACTTGGATGATACTGATTTAACAACTCTAAATATTAGATGTGATGTTAAACTCATGCGTCAAATTATTACAAATCTTTTAAGTAATGCGATTAAATATACGCCAGATGGGGGAATGATATATCTATGGCTAATGCAGCAACATAATAATGCAGTTTTAAAGGTACAAGATCACGGCATCGGTATTCCCATTGATGATCAAACAAAGTTATTTGATTCATTTTATCGAGCTAGAAATGTTGGCAATATATCTGGAACTGGGCTGGGATTAGCTATTGTCAAAAAATGTGTTGATTTACATAATGGCGTAATTGGAGTAGAAAGTGCGATCAATGAAGGAACAACTTTTACTGTGATTATTCCTAAGAGTCCTAATATTCCTAACAGTCCTAAGCTAGTCCATGAAATGTTAATTAATTAA